TTGAGCTAATCTTCATAATAACAACAACTCGTTTTAGGGACCTGGGTTTAATTCTAAATCACAGGACATCAAATTATCTTCGTAACAcaagaaaataacctctgtgcTTTGTTATTTATTCCGAGCTTTGTAGAAAATGTTGGACATTTTGGGGAGCCATGTTACTGCTGGGCTTCGCGTTTCCCAGCTGGGTTCCCTGCATGGACATTTTAGTTTCGGGCATGCGCATAGGTGGCCTTTAATGTAAAACCACGAGGGCCACCGAGTTTTTACCTGAATTCTGAGTTCACTAAGGTTAATCGGTTTTCACGCTTCGTACGGCGATTAAGTTGACTTTTGTAAAGGCCCATCGGTGTAACTGGAATTGCGAGTTTGTCTCACGGTGCCTCGTGCCGAAATAAACGTTGAAATTTGCGGCTAGTTTACATTTGCATCTACAGTAAAAACACGACCTCAAGCATGGTTTGTCGATGGATGTGTGGTTTACAAGGATAAATACGGTCCGCTTGGTTTATCTATGCAACTGTCACGGTTAATTACGGGCATGGAAAGCGAAAACATGGAATCTACAATGGCTTATGGTGAGGAAGGAATTTTGAAAGGTTATCGCTCGCGTTCGTTCGAAATTGATAAATAGCCAAATCTAAGGTTGCAGCACTAGAAGTTGAGGCAGCTTTTCTGAAGGAAAAACAGGCATTGAAAATGACCGAGGAACAAATGCAGCTTAGGAAAAGTCTAGCTAAGGCAAAGGAAGATAGAAAAGAGCAGTCCACATCGTGTTCCTTATGCCAAAGGCCTCACAACTTAAACGATTGCGAacagtttttaaagaaaaatctaACTGAATGCATATGACGGGAGTTTGTAGTGGAGAAGAAACTGTGCTTTGGTTGCTTTAGTGATCAGCACATTTCCAAAAACTGTAAAGAGCGGCAGACATGTAAGACTAGCAAAATGCAACACCTCACATCGCTACACGACTACGATTGGGCGAAGAAGACCTGTTACAACAGTGCTAATCAATCTGGAGCTGAACCTCGTGTTAGCAGCAACCGTAGTGCCATCTGTAACGTCACGGATGCTGGAGATGTACCTATCAACATGGGCATAttaccagtttatttgtttcacAAGAGTGATCCAGCAAAGAAGGTAAAGGTTTATGCGCTGCTAGACAACGCTAGTGGTGGGACATTTGTGAGTGAGAAGTCGATGAAGGCACTTGGCATTGAGGGAAATGACACTGACCTTATCCTTACTACGATTCACGGAACAAGCAGTGTTACCGTAAAGGCCGTTGAAGGATTGGTGGTAGCCAACATCAAAGAAGAGGACGTGACCTTGGACCTACCTAGAACGTTTACGCGACATGTGATTCCAGCAGACCGCAATGAAATACCTCGACCTGACGTAATTTGCAAGATGTCTCATTTGAAGAAAATCATTGCAGAGATATCCCCCTATATGGCGGACATCGAAGTGGGTCTGGTCATTGGATTGAATTGCGCAAGTGCCCTACGTCCAAGAGAAATCGTTTACGGTCCCCTCTGTAATCAGCAGCAGAGTAGCCGGATTACATGCAACCGAATTGATCTTAGCCCTAAAGATGCTCTAATCACCCCTCGGGGATATGTAGTCACACAGAGAAAGGTGAAGGAGCGGATAACTCCACAAGCAGTTAGTCAGatgttcgagttggacttcttTGAACGAGAAAAGGGGACAGCAATGTCACGTGAAGACATCAAGTTTTGCGAAACGGTCGAGAGTAACATCGTTCATCTTGAGGACCTGCATTACGAGATACCCCTCCCATTTAAGCATCAGAACAATCAGCTCCCTAACAACCATGCACAAGCCGAGAAGCGTTTGATTGGCCGAAAAAAGCGTCTGAAGGCCGATGCCAGATATTACACGGATTATTGCAGTTTTATGGCTGATATCATCTCCAAAGGATACGCTCGCAAGGTGGATGACAAGCTCGAAGATGAAGTTGGAAGAAACTGGTACCTTCCTCATCATGGGATTTATCACCTGCAGAAATCGAAAGTACGGGTGGTGTTTGTTGTTCGGCCACATTTGAAGGACACTCCTTGAATGACAAACTTCTTCAGGGACCAGATCTTACAAGTAATCTGCTCGGTGTCCTTACCAGATTTCGCCAAGAGAAGTACGCCTTTATGGCGGACATCGAGAAGATGTTCTTTCAAGCAGGTGTTAGAAAGGAAGATCAAAGTTTCCTCAGATTTTTGCGGTGGCCAAATGGAGACTTGGAGCAGAAAGACGAAGAGTATTGTATGACTGTGCACCTTTTCGGTGCAGTATCATCCCCTGCATGTGCCAACTACGCACTTCAGCGTACAGCAGACGACAATGAAGACAACTATGGAACTGAGGTAGCCAACACCGTTAGAAGGAACTTCTATGTGGATGATGTTCTAAAATCTGCAAGCACCGAAGACAAAGCTATATCGATCTAGTGAAGGACGTCAAGCCAGTTTGCAGGGTTGGAAGATTCAACTTGTAGGGAACACAGAACGCATCATTAACTCAATTCCTGACGAGCACAGAGCGGAGAATGTGAAAAACCTCACACTTGGCCAAGATAAGTTGCCCATTGAGAGAGCACTAGGAGTCATTTGGTGCATCGAATCAGATACGTTCAAACTTCAGGATTGAACTTAAGGATAAGCCTTTCACACGTAGAGGCATTCTTTCGACGATTAGCTCTATCTACGACCCCTTAGGTTTTGCTCTGGTAGTACTTGTTGGAAAGAGGATATTACAAGACATCTGTCATTATAACAGCTGCGATGAACCCGTTGACGATGTAACCAAAAACAGATGGGAAAAATGGCAAAATGAACTTTGCTTATTGGAAAGTTTAAAGGTGCCAAGAAGTTTCAAGCCCGCGGAGTTTGGAAGAATTGTGTCAGCACAGTTCCACTGTATGTGCGATGCTTCGACGTGTGGGTATGGGCAGTGCTCATATTTGAGACTCGAAGAAGAGAGCAGGTAAGTACATTTATCGTTTGTTATGGGGAAGGCCTGCGTAACACTGAAGAAGATAGTCAGTATCCCAATATTGGAATTGGCCGCTGCCACGATTTCTGTCAATATTGGTGACAAGTTAAAATATGAATTGGAGTATGATGACATTAAAGACTACTACTGGACGGACAGTAAAGTCGTTTTAGGCTTTATAAGTAATGAATCGCGTCGTTTTCATACCTACGTAGCCAACAGAGTTCAGCTTATCCATGAGCACACTATCCCTTCACAATGGCACTATGTGGAAACCGCCTTGAATACCGCTGACGAAGGGTCAAGAGGTATGTCGCCCAAGGACTTCGTGGAAAAATCAGAATGGATCGGGGGTCCTGACTTCCTGAAAGAACCTGTAGAGAGCTGGCTGAAGGAAGAATCGTATGACAACCACGTGGATTCATATTCCCCTGAAGTCAAAAACGTCAAGGTTAACATTAGTGCAGTGAAAGAGAGCAGTGATATTCTCAAGAGACTTCGACGATTCTCCGGTTGGTTTAAATTGAAGATGGCTGAAGCGCTTTGCCTGAAATACAAGAGACGTCTTAGAGATAGAGTTCTGGCCAAGAGGAAAGTGTCCAGCGGTTTGGCATCTGATGAGGAACCTGCTGGACGTAAGGATGTCAATTCTACACCAGTCAACGTAGCTGACTTAAAAGAAGCAGACATGGAGATCATAAAGCACGTACAAAGAAATGAATTCCCGTCAGAAATTTAAAGGCATCCAAGAGAAAGTCGTCTACGGTAGTCGTAAGTCAGACAAGAGAAAAGAAAGCCATGATTAAGAAGACAAGTTCTCTCTGCATGTTGGCGGATCCAGTTCTAGACAGTGATGGTATTATGAGAGTTGGCGGAAGAATACGGAAGGCTAATCTGCGACGCACTCTAAAGATCCCTGTGATCCTACCAAAGTCAAACCACATTAGTTCACTGATTATCAGACACGTTGATAAAAAAACACATCATAGTGGAAGAGGGATAACTTTGAATGAGCTTTGTTCCTGCGGCTATTGGATTGTTAGCGGAAATGCGATGATCAGGCAGTTTATTTCTAAATGTGTAATGTCGTCACCTTCGAGAGAGACAAGGAGACtagaaaatggcagatttgcCAAAGTCGCGCATAGAGCCAGCGCCACCTTTTTGTGGGGTCGACTTCTTCGACCCTTGACACGTCCAACGAGGAAGATCTGTCGTGAAGAGATACGGAGCCTTGTTTAATTGCTTAGCGAGAAAGGCAGTACACGCAGAGCTGGCGGATTCTTTGGAAACGGATTCGTTTATAGATGCGCTGAGACGTTTCATCTGTAGACGGGGATCAGTCAGGGAAATTCTGTGTGACAGAGGAACGAATTCCATTGGGGCAGAAGCAGAACTCAAGAAAGCTATTGAAGAAATGGATGACCAGGAGATCAAAGCAGAACTCCTTAAGGAGAGCATTTATTGGATTAAGAACCCTGCATCTGCTAGCAATTTTGGTAGTGTCTGGGAAAGACAAATCAGTTCAATCAGAAATGTCATGAATGGTCTCATCAGAGAGCACGGTAGTCGTCTGGATGAAGATTCGTTGAGGACCTTCCTTTGCGAAGCCGAATACACGATCAACAACAGACCTCTGACAGTGGAGACCATCAGCGACCCACATTCGGCACCACCATTATCACCAAGTATGCTGCTTACAGGAAAGACAAGACTTGTGCTGCCCCCGCCTGGAGAATTCAAGAGAGAAGAACTGTAGTGTAGAGAGATGTGGCGGCGTACACAACATATGGCTCAAGAATTCTGGTCAAGATGGAGCAAGAAATATCCGCAGCAGTTGCAAGCAAGAAACAAAAGGATTCGACCACGAAAAAAATTTTCAGGTCGGAGATGTTGTGTTGTTGAAAGAAAACCAGTCCCCTAGAAACAGATGGCCCATGGCTAAAGTGGTGGCAACCTACCCCGATGATCAAGGTCAAGTACGGTCGGTGACAGTGATGGCAAATAATCGATCCAAGCTGGAAAGACCCGTTAACAAGCTTGTGCTGCTCGTAAGAGACCGGGATTCCCCGAAAAGGTGCCTGAGGAGCTAGAACTTTGTTAAGAAAGAGAATTACAGTGAAAGAGACTTTGAGTGTTTTTACTaaacgtgaaacattgacatTGTGTTCGCTAAAGATTGAGTTCCCTTTTGTAGAAAATGTTGGACATTTTGGGGAGCCATGTTACTGCTGGGCTTCGCGTTTCCCAGCTGGGTTCCCTGCACGGACATTATAGTTTCGGGCATGCACATAGGTGGCTTTTAATGTAAAACCACGAGGGCCACCGAGTCTTTACCTGAATTCTGAGTTCACTAAGGTTAATCGGTTTTCACGGTTCGTACGGCGGTTAAGTTGACTTTTATGAAGGGCCATCAGTGTAACTGGAATTGCGAGTTTGTCTCACGGTGCCTCGTGCCCAAATAAACGTTGAAATTTACGGCTAGTTTACATTTGCATCTACACCACAATTTGAATAACATAACAAACACACAACTGGTGATTTCTTATCATTATGGCTTAGAACTTCTGATAGGGAAAAAAACAGACACCGGTATCACACATATGAATGTTTGACTCAATTTTGAAGGCTGTTTGCGATTTGATACAGCACAGGTTACCTACATGGTACATTTGTTTGACGATCAAAGAGATATAACCTTCGATGAAATGCCTAAAGATCTTTAACTGTTAAGAAATGTATATTAAGAGACATAATTTCTTATGCACGATCTAACATTCTTTCCAGCAGCCTTAGTCTTATCATACAGTCTTACTAGTTTCCTCGGCGGAACTCTCGAAATTTCGAAGAACTAAGCTCAAGTCATTCTGTTGGAAACATTTGCAACATGCCTTCCTCTTCTCACCAACGACCAATGTCTAATTCCCCGTAAAAGCTTCCTCACTATTATTACTTTGGCTGTGGATCAAACCCCAGAACCAACGTCAATGGCAGATCGAATCTCAGCAAAGAGTTTGCGTACGCTAAGTTAGCCTCATTATTCTTCGGCTCATCCGGAAAATCTGCCGTAGGTTTCACGAAGAGCAGAATTATTAATTTAAGACACTTTCACAaataaactaaaactaattttcGAAGGGAACGTACAAATTTAAGAGCAAAAGTAGCTTAAGcttaaaaaaggtttttaaaagCACTCGCCGTATAATTTGTCGATGAAGAATGAAGCGATAACGATGCACAACCCGAATACACCCTACTTACGAACTTTGAACTACCGGCCACGATAGCGGTACTGTATTAAAGCAAATCCATCACTCTCGGTTCCCCCAACCTCACTTTTCGCCATAAAAACGTCGGTAAAAAGCCGATGTGTAAAAACTTCTCTGCACCCCATCATACTCCAGTGTACTGGCACCAttcgttttcttcttttccaaaCATCACACGATTATTCATTTTGCTAACAGGAACGGTTTAACGCTCTTTTCCCCTATCACGATATTCGATATGCGCTCATCCACTCGTAAAAAATGGCAAACGGCAAATATTCAAAAGCTGGGACAAGACAAAATCTAACGAAGAATAATCCAAGGACATTTGCTATCACAAATTTCATTAGTGACAGCTCAGGTGAATTAAGGCCTGGGCCTAGTCTTATTTCATACAAATAAGTGAGGGGGTGGTCTAACCCTTGATCCATTTTATATACCACGAAGAAACTTTGGGACATCGTTAGTGGCAAAATGACGTGAAACCTTAACTGCTACATAAGATGATATATCATCACGTGGcatgtcaaagttatttttaccACAGAAATCTCAGCTAAACGGCAACACTTTTTAGCAATTTCTGGTAGCTGGATTTACCTTTATGATGTTACCACTGTTAGGTACTTCATTTCTGTGCTTGAACatttcaagataattttaaataatG
Above is a window of Montipora capricornis isolate CH-2021 chromosome 6, ASM3666992v2, whole genome shotgun sequence DNA encoding:
- the LOC138053520 gene encoding uncharacterized protein; its protein translation is MIKKTSSLCMLADPVLDSDARKAVHAELADSLETDSFIDALRRFICRRGSVREILCDRGTNSIGAEAELKKAIEEMDDQEIKAELLKESIYWIKNPASASNFGSVWERQISSIRNVMNGLIREHGSRLDEDSLRTFLCEAEYTINNRPLTVETISDPHSAPPLSPSMLLTGKTRLVLPPPGEFKREEL
- the LOC138053519 gene encoding uncharacterized protein, translating into MGKACVTLKKIVSIPILELAAATISVNIGDKLKYELEYDDIKDYYWTDSKVVLGFISNESRRFHTYVANRVQLIHEHTIPSQWHYVETALNTADEGSRGMSPKDFVEKSEWIGGPDFLKEPVESWLKEESYDNHVDSYSPEVKNVKVNISAVKESSDILKRLRRFSGWFKLKMAEALCLKYKRRLRDRVLAKRKVSSGLASDEEPAGRKDVNSTPVNVADLKEADMEIIKHVQRNEFPSEI
- the LOC138053518 gene encoding uncharacterized protein is translated as MQHLTSLHDYDWAKKTCYNSANQSGAEPRVSSNRSAICNVTDAGDVPINMGILPVYLFHKSDPAKKVKVYALLDNASGGTFVSEKSMKALGIEGNDTDLILTTIHGTSSVTVKAVEGLVVANIKEEDVTLDLPRTFTRHVIPADRNEIPRPDVICKMSHLKKIIAEISPYMADIEVGLVIGLNCASALRPREIVYGPLCNQQQSSRITCNRIDLSPKDALITPRGYVVTQRKVKERITPQAVSQMFELDFFEREKGTAMSREDIKFCETVESNIVHLEDLHYEIPLPFKHQNNQLPNNHAQAEKRLIGRKKRLKADARYYTDYCSFMADIISKGYARKVDDKLEDEVGRNWYLPHHGIYHLQKSKVRVVFVVRPHLKDTP